From Brassica oleracea var. oleracea cultivar TO1000 chromosome C3, BOL, whole genome shotgun sequence, a single genomic window includes:
- the LOC106331933 gene encoding uncharacterized protein LOC106331933 has protein sequence MKTKSFPERFGSIETDPDTVRPLKKRQCPLGEDKPLKSDDACIVCEVSEEGASSCCGVDCLLRFHEECLTPEFGGSEDLSNPLCPYCWFRVVALKSKSLREEAVSAENAVYKYLDKDTVSGQGLQGGDRAECSSSKEDQFDNSSHQPEEGTDMEEEDKVIEDEVEASAEDGERVDADHDESAQVQTNEEHVSEHVASQPNTLRAFSFFNKNRRLLWTPEEEEMLRMGVKKFAPEANKNIPWRKILEMGQTVFQPTRTPADLKDKWRRQH, from the exons ATGAAGACGAAATCGTTTCCG GAAAGATTCGGCTCTATAGAGACTGATCCAGATACTGTGCGGCCTCTCAAGAAGCGTCAGTGTCCTCTTGGGGAAGATAAGCCGCTTAAATCCGATGATGCTTGTATTGTTTGTGAAGTTTCAGAAGAGGGAGCATCAAGTTGTTGTGGGGTTGACTGTCTTCTTCGGTTTCATGAAGAGTGTTTGACTCCTGAGTTCGGTGGTAGTGAGGATCTCTCAAATCCATTATGTCCTTATTGTTGGTTCCGAGTTGTAGCGCTCAAATCTAAATCATTGAGAGAGGAGGCCGTTAGTGCGGAGAATGCAGTTTACAAGTATCTAGATAAAGACACTGTGAGCGGTCAAGGGTTACAAGGAGGAGATCGTGCTGAGTGCTCATCATCAAAAGAGGATCAGTTTGACAATAGTTCTCATCAACCAGAAGAGGGTACAGATATGGAAGAAGAAGATAAAGTGATAGAGGACGAGGTTGAAGCATCAGCTGAAGACGGTGAGAGGGTAGATGCAGATCATGACGAATCAGCTCAAGTTCAAACCAATGAAGAGCATGTGAGCGAGCATGTGGCTTCTCAGCCGAATACACTCAG GGCCTTTTCCTTTTTTAACAAGAATCGGAGACTACTTTGGACGCCTGAAGAAGAGGAAATGCTCAGG ATGGGAGTGAAGAAATTTGCACCAGAAGCAAACAAGAACATACCATGGAGGAAGATTCTTGAAATGGGACAGACTGTGTTCCAACCCACACGTACTCCAGCTGATCTCAAGGATAAATGGAGGAGACAACACTAA